The Diceros bicornis minor isolate mBicDic1 chromosome 28, mDicBic1.mat.cur, whole genome shotgun sequence genomic sequence cacactccacttcggcagtccgggttcagttcctgggcgcagacctataccactggtcagtggccatgctgtggtggtggcccacatgcaaaatagaggaagattttcaacagatgttagctcagggcaaatcttcctcagcaaaaaaataaaaaataaaaaataaataaataaaaagaaacaggtgaatttaattttaataatatttttatttaacccagtatattcaaaatatttttcaagatgTAATATATACTAAAgtattaataagatattttacattctttctttgGTACTAAGTCTTGGAGATTTAGTACATGTTTTACATTTACCATATGTCTCAGTTTAGACTATTCACATTTCTCATGCTCAATAGCtgtgtgtggctagtggctaccctaTTGGACAGTGCAGGCCTAGATATTTTCATGGCTTAATCCCtcactttattcatatttctgcTTAAATGTCACCACCTCCAGGAGGTCTTTCTTGATCACCTCATATAGAACTCCCCACCCACATATTTGCCTCTAATCTCgtgttgctttattttttaatagcacgccattatatattttttgtttattgtttgtctttCCCTTTGAAACGGAatctatgagagagagagatcattacTGGTTTTGTTTATCACTATATCCCAGTGCCTCGCACATAGAAATTGATCAATTTATATGTGTTAAATGATTAAAAGTATTGCCACAGGACAAAGTACGAGGCCCTCCTGGCCTGGCTCTGGCTTCCCCTCTGGCTTTGGTTTCACCACTCTCACCATGTGCCAGCTGATCTGAACTAGTTTTTCACCCCTCCTTACActgttctctccttcttcctctttccatGTATCCAAatcttactcatccttcaagacccactTCGAAAACTTCTCTTTCTCAGAAGCCTTCTGCGATCCCTGGATCCGGAATTGATATCTACCTTTTCTGAACCAAAGGAAATATTTTCCGAGCGTTTCCAATATGGTCCTTTTTAGTGATGTGAGTTGTGCTCCTCTCTGAACCCTTCCTCTATCTAGATTGTGAGATCATTGATGTCAGGAGCCACATCACGTTGGTCTTTGTACTGCCTGCAGCACTTAGCAGAAAATGCCTACCATTTGGATTTCAACAAACTTCCATTCCatcagttattcattcatttattcaccaaatatttactaagcattaACCATTTGCCAGGCACCATCCTGAGTGCTGGAGGCATAGCAGAGAGCAAGACTATCAAAGCTTACAATCTAGTGAGGGAAATAAACAATATACACGGAACAGTGACGTGGACAATGTAATGTTAGATAGTGATGCATCCTGTGAATGAGGATAAAAGAGGGTAATGGAAGAGTGTCTGGAACCATCCTCTATTAGACAGTATAGTCTGGGAGGCTCCTCTGAAGGGTAACATATAAGCAGACATGTGAATGAAGTGAGGAACTACACATATGGCCTGTGAGACTCTATCCATATTACTGCGTCTCTCtgaatttttctcctttaaaaggtttatttgaatattAACTTAAAGTACATAACATATAAGAAATATCCCAGCATATAGTGAGgtattaataatagctaataataataatttttaacatttattgatcatttaTACTGTAATAGGCTTTGAGATAATCTCTTTAAATAccgcatctcatttaatccttttaacATTCTATTGGTTTTaagcaacaggaaactaaaatTAGCTGGGTTAAACAAGGAATTTTGTTAAAGAAATCAGAGAATTCAGAAATTAAATGGGAGGATAGAGAATAGGACTTACAAAGAATTTGAGAATGTATCATAGAAACCAGCACAGGAACCAAGGCAGCATAAAGCATTTGACCTTATCTACTAGGTTCCACCACCGGAGTCCATGCACTCCAAAGATGTTCCCCCATTTCTGTATCGCTTGCTCAAAGGTCAGTGTGCCAAGGGACAGAATGCAATTGGCAAAAATTGGGCAATGAGTAAGGGAGGTCTGGACACCTTGACTAGCGCTCTCCCCAAGGCTGTGTACTATAGGGTGTGggtgtttagaaaaaaaaaagcctcgcCCCAAACCATATGGAAGACCTGGGGTGAAGCCCTGAGCTTTTGGACTCCAGAGCCTCAGCTCTTTACCACTTGACTCCATTACTTCTTGCTAGATGCTGCCATTGTTATAGTGGCATTTAGACCATTGGGTACATAGCAGGTGCTCTTTCCTTCATAATCTAGAGTAAGATGTTTAATAAGTGTgaagtgagtgaataaataaatggatggatggatggtttgATAGATGATGGGATGGAAAAAGGTTGACTGGATGGATTGACGGATAGATGAATAGATGGCCAGATGgatgattggatggatggatggatagataaaaGGACGGTCAGATGGATgattagatggatggatggactgaTGAAAGACTGGCACCTATGCTTGTACTAGAGGCCTCCCAGACTCTGGCCTAGGAGAGGGGAGTTGAGAGAGCAGTCTGTTGAAGTGCATGCAGTACGACACTGCATCTAATGTATGATCATTGCAGGTGGTTCCTAACACTACTTACCAATGCATGGAGCTGAATCTCTACAAAATCCCTGACAACATCCCCAAATCAACCAAGAAACTGGACTTGAGCTTTAACCCCCTGAGGCGTTTAGGCAGCCATAGCTTCTCCAACTTCCCAGAACTGCAGGTGCTGGATTTATCCAGGTAATGAACGAGCTTTTACACACTGCACAAAGTGAAATGTTTATTGTTCTGTCATTTCATTCTTAAGCCAGAAAGCCTGGTTGATGGAGTCTCATCTTCATttacctattcattcattcaatagatgTCTTACTTGTTATATAACTTTGGGCAAGCCACCTCCCATCTCCAagtcttagtttctttatctgtgaaatgagctGTTGGATGAAACATTGTTTCTAAGAATAATTCTatctttggattttcttttaagtcaggagagaaaattaactcaaactcttTCATCAGCAGATATCATTgacaacttgctatatgttgtACACTTTGCTACGAAGCAAGTGTATATTGATATATAACAGACAACTGCAGCCATCAAGGAGGGCATATCCACTTGAAAGAGTTAGTATGTTAAAATCTTGAACATGgtgctgggcacatagtagacattTGACAAATTATTACCTGGTTCTGATTTTGGATTTTGAACCTAGATAAGGATGATAATATATAACAGTAGGTGATAAGCTATGTGCAAACTAGAGGCAACACATTGAGTTGTTCAGAAGAGGGGCCTTCTTTGCAGTGGGTAGTCAAGAAAAATTTCCTGAACTCAATGGAATTAAATAATGTCTGGAATATTGAAGGTGGAATAGAGGATAGGGAATTAGGAAGATACAAGTAACCCAAGGAGAGAGATGACAAGATCAAAGGAGAACCTCTGCTGTGGGCAGGGAACATGACTACGATTTTCTTTTCTGATGCAGAGAATAAAACATTCATTAGGACAGGTTAAGTTATTGTCATTAGTTTGGGAGAGAAATTgaatcctaaaattgttttcatcATCAGGGGTCTTATTTAAAAATGGACTAGATAATGGACCATATTCTCTATAAGAGTTTGTGACAAATGCAGAAACATTTTATATACAGCTTTTTATAAAAGAAACTCTTAACAAGACTAAGGGCATAGTACAAAAATCCTCTTTAGAGCAGATATTTCTGTAGAATGTGAGCATCTGACGTTTTATGCTCTAACTTGGATATTAAAGGGGAGATGAGCATTTTAAAGACAGTGGTGTAGATCACAGAGTCCTGTGGGGGTCACAAGACGTGAGCCAGGGCCTCCTCCAACATTTATAACCATGTGGCCTGAGGCATGTCACTTCATATCCCTGAGTTGCAGTTTtcatatctgtgaaatggaaatgatGAAACTTATCCCACAGGGTAACATGTGATAATGAATGTTAACATACAATATACATTAAAAACCTTATAAAGTATACtttataagtataaaatattattatagcatttcattagattataaatttcagttttctaagaattttttcaaGAACTGTACTGAGGTAGACAGACCAACCCTTCCCCTTTTCTAAACAAGAAGTAGTTTCTTGTCAACCAACGTCCCTTAAAATTCATCCTTGATCCACCGCATACCCAAGGAACTTCCCTCAGAGGCCTTAAATATGTGCTTAGAGAGAGGCCAGCTCCCCATCTGGTTAACCAGTAGGAGATTCTGAATTAGGGCAAGGACAGACTATAGTACAATACATATCCTTCGCCTATTCATATTGCTTTGTAATGTTGACACACAGTAACTCAACCAGTCTTCTAAGGATGTTTTGCGATGGACCAAGTAACCCTTTTTTTCTTATGGAAACCtaatgatatattttttccttttatagatggggaaactgagacttggagagtTTAAATGATTTATCCACGTTCACATAGCTTGTTCGCAGCAGACCAGAGATTCAAGTTCACACCTCCTGCTTCCAAGTTAAATGTTCTCTTCATCTTAGTACTCTGCTTCTCTTAAGTGATGAGCCCCCATTGATAAGACAGAGGCACAGCAAGACCCCTCCAGCCTTGCCTGATGCATAAAGCAATATACACATAAGATTATGGGCTATAAAATCATATAACTGAAAGGAGCTTGAGGAATAACCAAGTTTAGCTGCCTGTTTAGAAATATGATAACTGAGGCCCACAGCGGAAAAGGAGTTCCCAAGATGGTGAGGTATGAGAGGTCAACAGAGGGAACAGAACCCAGATGTCTTGCCCCCTCTTCCATTGTTCTTTCTACTACACCCACTACCCTCTATCCAGTTACCCATCGATAACAAAAGCTTGGACCAAAATGCTTATTTTACCCATGAACCTCCTGAAAGGAAGAGGGCAAGTGGAGAACACTGCAAATATAATTCAGGATGGACTAGGAAAGGACTCATTTGCAAACCATAACTGGCATGCACTTTCAATGCTAGCAAGAGTTTACCATGAGCTCGCTATTTGTTGGCTGGATAAGAGCCTTGACTCTAGGACACCTCTCTGAACGTTGTGTATAGTGTGGCTTCCATTTCTCTTGGGGTAAAATTCAAAATCCTTTATCTGGTCCGTAAACTTCTGCCTTGTTTGTAACCTCCTTTCTCCACAACCCCATCTCACACCCCCCCCACTTCCCTCTCTGTACTCCAGACGTAGAAGCTGTTTCTCACAGTTCCTACATGTATCACGGCTGCTGCCTACCTCAGGGTTTTTATATCTGCTGTTGAGCTCACTTCCTTTTCCTGTTAATTCCTACTCACCTTTCAGATTTCAACTTAAGTGTTCTCAGAGAAGCCTGATTTAATCCTCCTTGTCTACATCCCTTCTATTGATGTAAACTCGCTCTTTTCTATCTCTTTGAAATTGACATTCGCCAGACATTTATCATGCCTAACAGCTAACAACTATCTCTATCATCTCTAATAATTGGATGTATAATTGCAATTACATGTGGCAGGAAATGGTTAAGGCTGATCCAAGGCTGTTACCTACTCTATCAGCCATACAGTCTTCATGTGCCCCAATGATTAACCTTTAACTGATTTCCTTCTGATGGATTTGCTGCCTCTACTTAGCATGTGCGCCTAGTGTGATAAAAAGAGTATCAATAATCCCCAATCTTCAGCTCTTCTTATTTGCTCATGCCATCATCTGCCTTGATTGATATCTTTGCCTATATACAATCATATGGCGTGTCACATCTGTGTGAAGAGCTAAATGACTGGGGTTGTCATTCCATTTTGGGTTTTTATtcaatagaaatactatataatctgtttctcttttccctgcaGATGTGAAATACAGATGATTGAAGATGATGCATATCAGGGTCTAAACCATCTCTCCACTTTGATATTAACGGGAAATCCTATCCAGAAGTTAGCCCTGGGAGCCTTTTCTGGACTCTCAAGTTTACAGACTTTGGTGGCCGTGGAGACAAACCTTGCATCTCTAGAGGATTTCCCCATTGGACATCTCAAAACCTTGAAGGAGCTTAATGTGGCTCACAATCTTATCCATTCCTTCCAATTACCTGAATATTTTTCTAACATGCCCCACCTGGAGCACTTGGACCTTTTCAATAACAAGATCCAAAATATTTATCATAAAGACTTGCATGTTCTACGTCAAATGCCCCTAATCAGCCTCTCTTTAGACTTGTCCCTGAACCCTTTAGATTTTATCCAACCAGGTGCCTTTAAAGAAATTAAGCTCAATGAACTGACTTTGAGAAGTAATTTTGATAGTATAGATGTAATGAAAACTTGTATTGAAGGTCTGGCTGGTTTAAAAATCAATCGGTTGGTTCTGggacaatttaaaaatgaaaggaacTTGAAAAGATTTGACAAATCTGTCCTGGAGGGACTGTGCAATATGACCATTGAAGAATTCCGAGCAGCACACTTTGATGACTTCTCAGAGGATTCTATTGACTTATTTAATTGTTTGGCAAATGTTTCTAAAATTTCTCTGGTGAGTCTGGATTTAAGCGAGCTAAAGAGTTTTCCTAAAAGTTTCAGATGGCAAGCCTTAGAATCGGTTAAGTGTAACTTTGAACAATTTCCCATGTTGGAGCTCCCCTCTCTCAAAAGGTTAGTTTTTACTTCCAACAGAGGTTTGAACAGTTTTACAGAAGTTAAGCTACCAAGCCTTGAGTTTCTAGATCTCAGTAGAAATGGCTTGAGTTTCAAGGGTTGCTGTTCTTGGCGTGATCTGGAGACAACCAGACTGAAGCATTTAGATCTGAGCTTCAATGACGTTATTACCATGAGTTCAAACTTCATGGGCTTAGAGCAACTAGAATATCTGGATTTCCAGCATTCCAATTTGAAACAGGGCAATGATTTTCCAGTATTTCTATCACTCAAAAACCTCCGTTACCTTGATATTTCTTACACTAACACCCGAGTTGTCTTCCATGGCGTCTTTGATGGTTTGGTCAGCCTCCAAGTCTTAAAAATGGCTGGCAATTCTTTTAAGGACAACTCCCTTCCAAATGTCTTCAGAGCACTGACTAACCTGACCTCTCTGGACCTCTCAAAGTGTCAACTGGAACAGGTGTCCCAGGAGGCATTTTACTCACTCCCTAGACTTCGGTTGCTAAATATGAGTTACAACAACCTCTTGTCCTTGGACACACTTCCTTACAAACCTCTCCACTCCCTCCAGATTCTGGATTGCAGTTTTAACCGTATAGTGGCCTCCAAGGGGCAAGAACTACAACATTTTCCAAGTAGCCTAGCTTCCTTAAATCTTACTCAGAATGACTTTGCTTGTGTTTGTGAACACCAGAGTTTCCTGCAATGGGTCAAGGACCAGAGGGACATCTTGGTGGACGTTGAACAACTGGTGTGTGCAAAATCTTCAGATATGCAGGGCATGCCCGTGCTGAGTTTTAGGAACGCCACCTGTCAGATGAACAAGACTATCATTGGCATATCAGTTTTCGCTGTACTCACGGTTTCTGTGGTAGTAGTTCTGGTCTATAAGTTCTATTTCCACCTGATGCTTCTTGCTGGCTGCAAAAAGTATGGGAAAGGTGAAAGCACCTATGATGCCTTCGTTATCTACTCAAGCCACGACGAAGACTGGGTGAGGAATGAATTGGTAAAGAACTTGGAGGAGGGGGTGCCCCCCTTTCAGCTCTGCCTTCACTACAGAGACTTTATTCCTGGTGTGGCCATCGCCGCCAACATCATCCAGGAGGGTTTCCACAAAAGCCGGAAGGTTATTGTCGTGGTGTCCCAGCACTTCATCCAGAGCCGATGGTGTATCTTTGAGTATGAGATTGCCCAGACCTGGCAGTTTCTGAACAGTCATGCTGGCATCATCTTCATCGTCCTGCAGAAGTTGGAGAAGTCCTTGCTTCGGCAGCAGGTGGAACTGTATCGCCTTCTCAGCAGGAACACTTACCTGGAGTGGGAGGACAGTGTCCTGGGGCGGCACATCTTCTGGAGACGACTCAGAAAAGCCTTGCTGGATGGTAAAACATGGAGTCCAGAAGAAACAGCAGATGCAGAAAGCAACCAGCATGATGCAGAAAACTCCACCTGAGGAGGAAACACCCCTGAGGTGCTTCTGGCCCAGCTGGACCCAATACTTGTTCAGTTAATGAGTATTAAGTGCTGCAAaataccaggcattgtgctaagggcAGGGGATTCAGGGATGCACAAGATATGCAGGGCTGCtaacctcatggagtttacagtgCAGAGGGAATAAATACTGTGCTAAACTACAGAACCTCCAGCTGGATGTTTCAACCAAGTCAGCTAAGGAGTCCATGACGGGGAAAGTCAACTCAACTCTTAGCCCATCAGATTGAATTAAAACTAAGAGACTGGGCCCCAGTGAGATCAGAAAAGGACAGAGTTCTTCTCCTGAGTCCTTTGAATGGAAACCACCTCGTATTTGACGTTTTAGCCATCCAAAAACAAAGCAGTTTTGATAGTTTCAATTGAACTGGGTCTTGGCTCACTTTTCCCTTTTCTACTGAATACCATTTCAATTCTTCTTGGTGACTCAGAAGGCTCTTGATTCAGATACTCCCTCCACTTTAAGTCAGTTTCCTTACGAAGGTTAAAATCCTGTGACTAATTCCTAAGGAAATCTGATTAACCCATATTCACGAACATCCTGGTCATTCTTTAGCGTGTTCTATTTATTTAGttcctgaaatatttttgtttttataaatccaGTTCTCATTTTTCACATCTTCTCTATAAACCCTTATCATAAATAAGGTTGTTAGAGAGAGACATGCTGGAAATATCTGTATTCAACCACTATCTTTCAAACAAATACGTAAAATACACTGTCACTTGATGCCATTCTAAAGTTATCGCCTACTAAGTTATGACTGTCATGAAGGCAGTATTAAAATAATTTGGTTAAAAGTGCCACTTGTAATAGAGAGAGACAAGCCCAACTTCCTGGTCTCATAGTGAGCAATTCGGGCTAGAGGAAGGCAAGAGGTAGGAAGACCACAGGAGGTCAGCTCTTCTTGAGGATCCCAGAAACATATGGGCTGATAAAGCTGGGGTTATCACATGACAAGAGTTACAGCAAAGGTTTCTTCTACAGCAAATGAGTATTGTTTGATGGAACATTGAATCCCTCAGGGAATTGTGAAATGATTCAAGGTAGGGAGCACACATTGCTGCTTCCTGCTGGGTATCACTCCATGACCACATTTAGGAGAAGGTAGATGTTATCACTGAGAAAATGATATCCTTGACACTTATGTGGGTCATGTAAGGGGAGTGCTCAGAAAAGCACACTCATCCAACTTCCCCAGAATGGCACATTCAAAGAAAGAGCAATGAGGACATTTGGAAAACACAGTTGTCAAAAACTGGAAGGATGGCCACGCTTAGGAGTGTGTTTATAATGGCGTTTCAGATTGTATTTTGGTCTGAACGTGGTTGGAGTTGCTAAACATGCCTGGGTGTGTTTGTAGGCCTTACGTGCTAGTGAAAATGGATGTACATTTTTGCACACATGCCTCTACATGTTCCTGGCCGTGTTCGTGTGTATGCAAGAGCGTATGTGTCTGTGTGACCATATCTGCATGGAAGAGAGTGTTATTGTATTGTAAGGGGACTATGTGTGTATGTGGATGTCTACAGAAGCTTGAGATAGGTTCTCTACTCTTGTGTTTGTACATGATTTTTTATATACAAATGTCTGCATTAGATTCTGGCATGTGTATGTCCAGGCTAtacgtgtgtgtgcctgtgttcaTATTTGAGTATGCGTTCTGCAGATGTGTGTTATTTCAAGCAACTATACAAGACTCCAAGGAGGAAAATCAAAATATAACTGTTTCCTGTATACAAAGTTGACACTGGCCTCCTTCCCATCAGTCCCCTCTCCCAGATGGGAATTCCCAAAGTGAGAACTCTCAAAATTGCAGGTGAGGTggacaagaaaagaaagaaatgacgtGACAAAAACTgaaggggaagaaagaggaaagtcAGGCCTAGGAACAGATTCTTCGAATTCATTTAAATTCTCTGGATTAAAGAGAGGTGAAgagtggaagagggagaaattaaTACTAATTAGAATGCCTTAAATTTGTGTAATACCCTACAACTTGGAACATATGCACACAATTATAACCACATTTGAATCTCTTCTTATCCAGGTGAGGTATCAGGTTAAGAATTAGTTTCTCCATTTTGCTGATGTAAAACATGAAGTTCAAGGAAGCAAATGTATTGTCAATAGGCCACAGAATATACAAGTGGCAGGGCCTGAAGTTGGGCCTACAGCCGACTCAGGGCAGCTCACTTTCCACTATACCCCATTACTTCACACTTAAAGTTGGCAAAATGAGAAGTGAAACCCTTGCAGTCCTCTGTGTGGTTGACACTAGTCAAGCGCTTTTCACTGAAACCATGAATCATTAGGcaaatacatatgcatatatatattatatataccaaATGATTTACTTATAACACATTTCTTTCCACAAAGAATGTGAGGGAGACTCAAATAAAGTATACATGGACTTAAGGTCAATCAATGAGAACTAGAATATCTGGACAAAGGACAAAAAaactaggcaaaaagaggaaagaaagacacCCAGAGTAAGCTGTAGCGTAGTGTCTTCCTGTCCTACCTCCTGAGAGAACCCCTGGTGTTTGGGATGGTGTGGCTTTTGGTGAGAACTCACCTTCACCACTTCCCATGTCTGCCTTGGGTTTCACATCTCTGAGAGCCTAGCTAACTCAAATacaaaatgaggaaagaatattACTCTGTAAAGCTGTggtaagtattaaaaataacgtGTTCAATACGAGGGACACTATTTTTTTTTGGGTGAGTAATCCTCTGGGACTTTATAAAGGGGGCACAAGGAGAAATATTGAGTTGTCTTTTCAATAACAGCATTTAGTAATCACTGTTTTCCCAGCCTGTGGGACCACAAGAGGACTACAACCGTAATTAGGCAGTCTCTTTCTGACTCAGCCTCTGCTCATGGGATTGTTAGAACCCCAGCCTCCTTCTGGACTATATATCCTTTCTAGAAACCCAGAAATTTCTGGATTACATGAATTCACAAGAGTCCTCACAAGAATGACAGAGCTCTGTGATGGTGGAGAGCATGTCTGTACATCCTTGGCCTCCCCAGTCCTGAGCTCCCTTACTGGCACAAAGCAGACAGACAACACCTGTTCAATTGAAGAAttgatgaatgagtgaaaaaTCATCTCTACAGAGGATGTTGTCCTCCATGCCTCCCAGTCAAGGCCACCAAGTCCCAGACCATAGTTCTCTGCTGCCCATGCAGTTCCTGGGTCTCTCGACTTCCACTGCTCTCTCCTCTTGTTGTCTGCATGGATGTTCTCAACCACTTCCTCCACTTGGTTCCTTAACTCCAAGTATTCCAAAAGTTACTTTTCAGAAGCAAGGAAGAAGATTTCTTTAATAATAGTTATCCTTAATGGCTATTTTTAGGCTCTATTCTACTGCTTTATGTaggatatttaatttaaattcccACAGCTTGTCTACAAGATGGGCACTAGTAATCTCAGCATTCTTACCCATTAGGAAATGAAGGCTTAGAGACTGTAAGTAACctatccaaagtcacacagctagtaaatggcagagcttagGTTTAAACCCAGTCTCTCTGATACTAATAGCCAACTATGTTAGATGCTTTCTGTAATGTCTTCCTCCTGTTTTTTCTAGAGATATGAATGCTactcctctttatttttattttctcttttctattgctGGAGCTCAATACTAGAACCCAGATATGAAGGTTGAGACAAAGGACAGGCGTTGGGCTGGAGGATAAGCTGTGTAAGAGAGATCAGGCAGTACTTGAAATCAACCATTTACTCCGACAATGATGGACTAAGCCTCTCCCACTTCAACTCTCTTTCCCAATGCAGTAAATTCTTTCCCATGAGGCACCCAGGACTTTCATGCAAACAGGTCCACCCAAAGGGCCTTCCAGATAGGCCCAGCTGTTTCTGTATTTATAGCAATACCCACTatccttcattcactcagtgaTCCTTTCTGCCACATGGTTTTAAATAAGGCTGTTCCTTTCAATGTCTTCGTTAAATGGCAGGGATGTGTCATTGGAAATGAACTTAAGAAGAAGGTTTAGCTGATATAGTCTGAGTTCATTGATTTTAGCAATGCACCTTGATACAGCATTTAAGTTATACTGTCTGGAGAAGGAGCAACGTAGCATGTCCTTTggactgaattttctttttttaaattttttgtttattgcagtaacattggtttataacattgtataaatttcaggtgtacatcattatacttctatttctgcatagattacatcatgttcaccacgcaaATACTAATAACAACCCATCACCaaacacatgtgctgaattatccctttcgccctcctctctcctcccctcccctctggtaaccaccaatccaatctctgtctctatgtgtttgtttattgttgttattatctactacttaatgaaggaaatcatatggtatttgaccttctccctctgacttatatcaatttgcat encodes the following:
- the TLR4 gene encoding toll-like receptor 4 isoform X1 yields the protein MMPPTRLAGTLIPAMAFLSCLRPETWDPCVQVVPNTTYQCMELNLYKIPDNIPKSTKKLDLSFNPLRRLGSHSFSNFPELQVLDLSRCEIQMIEDDAYQGLNHLSTLILTGNPIQKLALGAFSGLSSLQTLVAVETNLASLEDFPIGHLKTLKELNVAHNLIHSFQLPEYFSNMPHLEHLDLFNNKIQNIYHKDLHVLRQMPLISLSLDLSLNPLDFIQPGAFKEIKLNELTLRSNFDSIDVMKTCIEGLAGLKINRLVLGQFKNERNLKRFDKSVLEGLCNMTIEEFRAAHFDDFSEDSIDLFNCLANVSKISLVSLDLSELKSFPKSFRWQALESVKCNFEQFPMLELPSLKRLVFTSNRGLNSFTEVKLPSLEFLDLSRNGLSFKGCCSWRDLETTRLKHLDLSFNDVITMSSNFMGLEQLEYLDFQHSNLKQGNDFPVFLSLKNLRYLDISYTNTRVVFHGVFDGLVSLQVLKMAGNSFKDNSLPNVFRALTNLTSLDLSKCQLEQVSQEAFYSLPRLRLLNMSYNNLLSLDTLPYKPLHSLQILDCSFNRIVASKGQELQHFPSSLASLNLTQNDFACVCEHQSFLQWVKDQRDILVDVEQLVCAKSSDMQGMPVLSFRNATCQMNKTIIGISVFAVLTVSVVVVLVYKFYFHLMLLAGCKKYGKGESTYDAFVIYSSHDEDWVRNELVKNLEEGVPPFQLCLHYRDFIPGVAIAANIIQEGFHKSRKVIVVVSQHFIQSRWCIFEYEIAQTWQFLNSHAGIIFIVLQKLEKSLLRQQVELYRLLSRNTYLEWEDSVLGRHIFWRRLRKALLDGKTWSPEETADAESNQHDAENST
- the TLR4 gene encoding toll-like receptor 4 isoform X2, which gives rise to MIEDDAYQGLNHLSTLILTGNPIQKLALGAFSGLSSLQTLVAVETNLASLEDFPIGHLKTLKELNVAHNLIHSFQLPEYFSNMPHLEHLDLFNNKIQNIYHKDLHVLRQMPLISLSLDLSLNPLDFIQPGAFKEIKLNELTLRSNFDSIDVMKTCIEGLAGLKINRLVLGQFKNERNLKRFDKSVLEGLCNMTIEEFRAAHFDDFSEDSIDLFNCLANVSKISLVSLDLSELKSFPKSFRWQALESVKCNFEQFPMLELPSLKRLVFTSNRGLNSFTEVKLPSLEFLDLSRNGLSFKGCCSWRDLETTRLKHLDLSFNDVITMSSNFMGLEQLEYLDFQHSNLKQGNDFPVFLSLKNLRYLDISYTNTRVVFHGVFDGLVSLQVLKMAGNSFKDNSLPNVFRALTNLTSLDLSKCQLEQVSQEAFYSLPRLRLLNMSYNNLLSLDTLPYKPLHSLQILDCSFNRIVASKGQELQHFPSSLASLNLTQNDFACVCEHQSFLQWVKDQRDILVDVEQLVCAKSSDMQGMPVLSFRNATCQMNKTIIGISVFAVLTVSVVVVLVYKFYFHLMLLAGCKKYGKGESTYDAFVIYSSHDEDWVRNELVKNLEEGVPPFQLCLHYRDFIPGVAIAANIIQEGFHKSRKVIVVVSQHFIQSRWCIFEYEIAQTWQFLNSHAGIIFIVLQKLEKSLLRQQVELYRLLSRNTYLEWEDSVLGRHIFWRRLRKALLDGKTWSPEETADAESNQHDAENST